In Mobula hypostoma chromosome 10, sMobHyp1.1, whole genome shotgun sequence, a single genomic region encodes these proteins:
- the LOC134353048 gene encoding ras-related protein Rab-39B, which yields MEAIWVYQFRLIVIGDSTVGKSCLIRRFTEGRFAQVSDPTVGVDFFSRLVEIEPGKRIKLQIWDTAGQERFRSITRAYYRNSVGGLLLFDITNRRSFQNVHEWLEEAKVHVQPFQIVFVLVGHKCDLAAQRQVSKEEAEKLAAAYRMKYIETSARDSINVEQAFTDLTRDIYELVRRGDIVMQEGWEGVKSGFVPNVVHSSEEAVKSGRRCLC from the exons ATGGAGGCTATTTGGGTGTACCAATTCAGACTGATAGTCATTGGAGACTCCACGGTGGGGAAATCGTGCCTGATCCGTCGTTTCACTGAGGGCCGCTTTGCCCAAGTGTCGGACCCCACAGTTGGGGTCGATTTCTTCTCAAGGTTGGTGGAAATCGAACCAGGAAAGCGGATTAAACTTCAGATTTGGGATACAGCTGGCCAGGAGAGATTCAG GTCCATAACTCGTGCATACTACAGGAATTCCGTGGGAGGACTTCTCTTATTCGATATTACCAACCGCAGATCCTTCCAAAATGTCCATGAGTGGTTGGAAGAGGCCAAAGTTCATGTCCAGCCATTCCAGATCGTTTTTGTGCTGGTCGGCCATAAATGTGACCTGGCAGCCCAGCGGCAAGTTTCCAAGGAAGAAGCAGAAAAGCTTGCTGCTGCCTACCGGATGAAATACATTGAGACATCCGCAAGAGATTCCATCAACGTTGAACAGGCCTTCACTGACCTGACAAGGGATATTTATGAACTTGTGAGGAGGGGCGACATTGTGATGCAAGAGGGTTGGGAAGGAGTGAAGAGTGGTTTTGTTCCAAATGTGGTCCACTCATCAGAGGAAGCTGTCAAATCAGGCAGGAGATGCCTCTGCTAA